The following coding sequences are from one Eucalyptus grandis isolate ANBG69807.140 chromosome 11, ASM1654582v1, whole genome shotgun sequence window:
- the LOC120289533 gene encoding uncharacterized protein LOC120289533, translating into MSSTSRTWVVAASVAAVEALKDQGFCRWNYALRSIHQRAKNRAMSSFSQANGSSKKRSPQSSAAAAASRRLAGEAEARRSEESMRKVLYLSTWGPY; encoded by the coding sequence ATGAGCTCAACCAGCAGAACGTGGGTCGTCGCGGCCAGCGTCGCCGCCGTGGAGGCCCTCAAGGACCAAGGGTTCTGCCGTTGGAACTACGCCCTCCGGTCGATCCACCAGCGCGCCAAGAACCGGGCCATGTCCTCGTTCTCTCAGGCCAACGGCAGCAGCAAGAAGCGATCTCCTCAGTCgtcggccgcggcggcggcttCGAGGAGGCTGGCGGGAGAAGCGGAGGCGAGGCGGTCGGAGGAGTCGATGAGGAAGGTCCTGTACTTGAGCACTTGGGGTCCTTACTAA
- the LOC104424842 gene encoding uncharacterized protein LOC104424842: protein MSSTSRTWVVAASVAAVEALKDQGFCRWNYALRSIHQRAKSRAMSSFSQGNGSNKRSPQSSAAAAASRRLAGEAEARRSEESMRKVLYLSTWGPY from the coding sequence ATGAGCTCAACCAGCAGAACGTGGGTCGTCGCGGCCAGCGTCGCCGCCGTGGAGGCCCTCAAGGACCAAGGGTTCTGCCGGTGGAACTACGCCCTCCGGTCGATCCACCAGCGCGCCAAGAGCCGGGCCATGTCCTCGTTTTCTCAGGGCAACGGCAGCAACAAGCGATCTCCTCAGTCGTCGGCCGCCGCGGCGGCTTCGAGGAGGCTAGCGGGAGAAGCGGAGGCGCGGCGGTCGGAGGAGTCGATGAGGAAGGTCCTGTACTTGAGCACTTGGGGTCCCTATTAG
- the LOC104424843 gene encoding uncharacterized protein LOC104424843, translated as MSSTSKAWVVAASVAAVEALKDQGFCRWNYTLRSIHQRAKNRAMSSFSQANNGSKKRSPQSSSAAAAASRRLAGEAEAWRSEESMRKVLYLSSWGPY; from the coding sequence ATGAGCTCGACAAGCAAAGCGTGGGTCGTGGCGGCCAGCGTCGCCGCCGTGGAGGCCCTCAAGGACCAAGGGTTCTGCCGGTGGAACTACACCCTCCGGTCGATCCACCAGCGCGCCAAGAACCGGGCCATGTCCTCGTTTTCTCAGGCCAACAACGGCAGCAAGAAGCGATCTCCTCAGTCGTCgtccgcggcggcggcggcttcgAGGAGGCTAGCGGGAGAAGCGGAGGCGTGGCGGTCGGAGGAGTCGATGCGGAAGGTCCTGTACTTGAGCTCTTGGGGTCCTTATTGA
- the LOC120289504 gene encoding uncharacterized protein LOC120289504 translates to MCTSRRAWAVASAVGAVEALKDQGFCRWNYTLRSLHQQARNQVRSLYQAQRRLPLMSSAPDDKLKQAEESLRKVMFLSCWAPN, encoded by the coding sequence ATGTGCACGTCGAGAAGAGCTTGGGCGGTGGCATCGGCCGTGGGAGCCGTGGAGGCGCTTAAGGACCAGGGCTTCTGCCGGTGGAACTACACCCTCCGGTCGCTGCACCAGCAAGCCAGGAACCAAGTTCGGTCCTTGTACCAGGCCCAGAGGAGGCTGCCCCTGATGTCCAGCGCGCCGGACGATAAGTTGAAGCAGGCCGAGGAGTCCCTGCGGAAAGTCATGTTCTTGAGCTGCTGGGCTCCTAACTGA
- the LOC104424846 gene encoding vesicle-associated protein 4-2: protein MALDHERAEGDHKKLWSHLKMPFWQSTASSPSPGTSSSASVPSFQQNQSVHPDHHQLGDHHSASGVAAMAKSLLPARRRLRLDPPNKLFFQHEPGKQVRSAIEIKNVSKTHVAFKFQTTAPKSCYMRPPGSVLAPGENLIATVFKFVEPPENDDKPAILKSLVKFKIMSLKVNGQMDYVPELFDEQRDQVTVEKILRVVFLDPKQPSHLLEKLKRQLAQAEAALETQKKPVEEPGTGPVKEGVIDEWKERRERYLAQQHLEGVDSVQMD from the exons ATGGCCCTCGATCACGAGAGAGCGGAGGGCGACCACAAGAAGCTGTGGTCGCACCTGAAGATGCCGTTTTGGCAGTCGACcgcgtcgtcgccgtcgcccggGACCTCGTCGTCGGCTTCTGTGCCGTCGTTTCAGCAGAACCAGAGCGTCCACCCCGATCACCACCAGCTCGGTGATCATCACTCTGCCAGCGGGGTGGCTGCAATGGCGAAGTCTCTGCTTCCCGCCAGGCGAAGGCTCCGTCTTGATCCTCCGAACAAGCTCTTTTTCCAac ATGAACCTGGTAAGCAGGTTAGGAGTGCCATCGAGATCAAGAACGTGTCCAAGACTCATGTAGCATTCAAG tTCCAAACAACTGCCCCCAAGAGTTGCTACATGCGGCCTCCAGGGAGTGTACTCGCTCCCGGAGAGAATCTCATTGCAACAG TGTTCAAATTCGTGGAGCCCCCCGAGAATGATGACAAACCAGCTATCTTGAAGAGCCTTGTTAAGTTCAAAATCATGAGCTTAAAAGTAAATGGGCAAATGGACTATGTCCCCGAATTG TTTGATGAACAGAGGGATCAAGTGACGGTTGAGAAAATTTTACGGGTGGTTTTCCTCGATCCAAAGCAACCAAGTCAT TTGCTGGAAAAACTAAAGCGGCAACTGGCCCAAGCCGAAGCCGCACTCGAGACACAGAAGAAACCTGTAGAAGAGCCCGGTACTGGCCCTGTCAAGGAAGGAGTCATAGATGAATGG aaggaaagaagagaaaggtaCCTGGCACAGCAGCATCTTGAAGGTGTCGATTCGGTTCAAATGGATTGA
- the LOC104424847 gene encoding uncharacterized protein LOC104424847 has product MSYLNRAWVAVGVAAVQGHSDQGMRLKYGVKSIHQGKRRLFSGVEAADVRPLAGAVGSELDGAAARGGPDGDERRRQADESLRNVMYLNCWGQS; this is encoded by the coding sequence atgagttACTTGAACAGGGCGTGGGTGGCGGTCGGCGTGGCGGCGGTGCAGGGCCACTCGGACCAGGGCATGCGGCTGAAGTACGGCGTGAAATCGATCCACCAGGGGAAGAGGAGGCTCTTCTCCGGGGTCGAGGCGGCGGACGTCCGACCCCTCGCCGGGGCCGTCGGGTCGGAGCTCGACGGGGCGGCCGCGAGGGGCGGCCCCGACGGGGACGAGAGGCGGCGGCAGGCGGACGAGTCGCTGCGGAACGTCATGTACCTGAACTGCTGGGGCCAGAGCTGA
- the LOC104427210 gene encoding protein NRT1/ PTR FAMILY 2.8, producing MEGHKETEMVGHDMENAIHSDSSEHETLPPCLPQKPKGGWRAIFYILGNESFERLAAMSLQMNLPVYLKTKYNLYGVFLINVVSIWSGCCNVLPLVGAFVAEKYLGRFRTLLLGCTVSFMGMGMMTLTASIPQLRPSPCNSQTDCQQPDSGDLTFLFASLGLVAIGAGAVRPCCIAFGADQFADTTEKGRKQMQSFYNWWYLSFTATLIVALLIVIYVQSKISWAVGFAIPTTCLALSVFIFLLGRNTYIKIRPQGSVYSNMAKVIAAALGKRHLTHGDEHRMPFYDPPLDESVPQVKKLAHTDRFRCLDRGAVIANPGELNDQGIAKNGWRLCSLQQVEILKSLVAIAPVWVSGIVCMLAMDQQSVNGVLQVFQMDQSMGPHFQVPPSWFSVSSMIVLAVWIFIYEFVLPKASLRFSGKRCKRLTIEQRINIGIVMAILCMIVAGVVENRRRSLALQKGSFVAPISAAFLLPQFALSGLIEAFAAIAMMELLTSHVPETLRTVGGAIFFLSLSIASYLTSSLVSAIHSLTGMNGKTSWIGGRDLNESRLDYYYYVIAGLSVVNLAYFNLFARKYLGGVGFGGESR from the exons ATGGAGGGGCACAAAGAAACAGAGATGGTCGGACATGATATGGAGAATGCCATTCATTCTGATTCATCAGAACACGAAACCCTTCCACCTTGCCTCCCCCAAAAACCAAAAGGAGGGTGGAGAGCCATATTTTACATTCTAG GGAATGAGTCTTTTGAGAGGCTGGCTGCGATGAGCTTGCAGATGAACCTGCCAGTGTATTTGAAGACAAAGTACAACTTGTATGGAGTGTTCTTGATCAACGTGGTCAGTATATGGTCTGGTTGCTGCAATGTACTGCCTCTGGTTGGTGCTTTCGTTGCTGAGAAGTATCTGGGCCGGTTCCGAACTCTCCTGCTTGGCTGCAcggtttctttcatg GGAATGGGGATGATGACATTAACTGCATCTATACCTCAACTAAGACCCTCCCCTTGTAATTCTCAAACTGATTGCCAACAGCCAGATTCCGGTGACCTGACCTTCCTATTTGCCTCTCTTGGATTGGTTGCAATTGGTGCTGGAGCCGTCAGACCTTGTTGCATTGCCTTTGGAGCCGATCAGTTTGCAGACACCAccgaaaaaggaagaaagcagaTGCAAAGCTTCTACAACTGGTGGTACTTGTCGTTCACCGCCACACTGATTGTAGCACTCTTGATCGTCATCTATGTCCAAAGCAAGATCAGTTGGGCAGTAGGTTTTGCCATACCTACCACTTGCCTTGCACTTTCTGTGTTCATCTTCTTGCTCGGCCGCAACACATATATTAAGATTAGGCCTCAAGGAAGTGTCTACTCCAACATGGCCAAAGTGATAGCGGCGGCTCTTGGTAAGCGCCATTTAACTCATGGAGATGAGCACAGGATGCCCTTTTATGATCCTCCTCTCGATGAGTCGGTGCCACAGGTCAAAAAGCTTGCTCATACGGATAGGTTTAGGTGTCTTGATAGGGGTGCTGTGATCGCTAATCCAGGTGAGTTAAACGATCAAGGAATAGCCAAGAACGGTTGGAGATTATGTAGCTTACAACAAGTGGAAATATTGAAGTCTTTGGTGGCAATTGCACCTGTATGGGTATCGGGAATTGTCTGTATGCTAGCCATGGACCAACAAAGTGTAAATGGGGTACTGCAGGTGTTTCAAATGGACCAATCAATGGGACCTCATTTTCAGGTCCCGCCAAGCTGGTTTTCCGTGTCGTCCATGATTGTTCTCGCGGTGTGGATCTTCATCTACGAGTTTGTGTTGCCGAAGGCTTCACTCAGATTCTCAGGTAAAAGATGCAAAAGGCTGACCATAGAACAGAGAATCAACATCGGCATCGTAATGGCCATTCTCTGCATGATCGTAGCTGGGGTTGTTGAGAATAGGCGGCGGTCTTTGGCCTTGCAAAAAGGATCTTTTGTTGCGCCGATAAGTGCTGCATTCCTCTTGCCACAATTTGCATTGTCAGGGTTGATAGAGGCTTTTGCAGCTATAGCAATGATGGAATTGCTCACGTCCCACGTGCCAGAGACTTTGAGGACTGTAGGTGGGGcgattttctttctctcattaTCGATTGCAAGCTATCTGACATCTTCTCTCGTGAGTGCCATCCATAGCCTGACCGGAATGAATGGGAAGACATCATGGATAGGCGGCCGAGACCTTAACGAGAGTAGGCTCGACTACTATTACTATGTCATTGCTGGCCTAAGTGTTGTGAACTTGGCATATTTCAATCTCTTTGCCAGGAAGTATTTGGGTGGAGTTGGGTTCGGTGGTGAGTCCAGGTAG